The Limanda limanda chromosome 21, fLimLim1.1, whole genome shotgun sequence genome contains the following window.
GCCATTTCAAAGTACAGACTGGACACTGAATTATGCATCACGGCTGACTTTCACGGAAGGTCACTTCTTTGGCTAAACGCTTGTCGGCTAATCTCCTCGACAAATACAGCGGGTCAGAGTCGTAAGTCCTCCGCTCAGTCTGTTTCTGTCATGAAGGCAAATATGTGTCGGCTCTCATCCAATTTTCAATCCAAAGAAGATCTGGGCGAGAGAAGCGagacatttttttgttaaagaaaaaatcaaataaactgAATCTCGttccctctgtttttcttcGTTATTAGCCTTCCTCGTATAAGTATGTTGCTCTCGATATTACATAAGTGCATAGTGTCGAAAATACGAGGTGACGCGCACAAAAGACTGAGGGCACTTAGGCTTCTTATATATATGGACTCCACTCAAGTATGAATTACCTTTCTCTTTTGCTCTTCAGGccacgtgtgtgtttcattatttatttgataaagCACAAAGTATACTGGATCTATAAATACGCTGCAGGGCCTGATAGGACTGGACCACAACAGGGCAGGATTGTGCACTAGCCATGCCCACAACGCTGTAATCACGCTACCTCAACGGGTTCGGTGACAATTGAATGAGCTACACTGGAATATTACGTTTCAACAGCATATAGACACTGGGCCCGTAGAGCACACAGATGGCTGGAGAAAATTGCCTGCGAGGGATGAGGAAATAAGAAAACCGGtaaaataaacaacagagatctcagtgGTGGGACGCGGTTGTAACATCGCTTATTTTTTGGCTTCCTGTCAAAGATTTGAAGGTGAGTAAGCAGACGTGCAACTGTAAGACATGAAGAAACAGTACTACAACAGTTCTTGGCTagtatttatttccttatttggTCACAGTTACAGCTTTGTACTTTCCTCACTCTTACATCTTGCAAAAACTATGGcgcatataaacattttgtagtTGTGGCAGTTAAACCCTATAGAACTGTAGTTTAATGTTATAATCCTCACCTAGAAAAAAATGTAAGCTTTTGAAAATGCTTGACAACTTTTgcccaaccaaaacaacaggGATCAGatagcacaacaacaacaacaaatccatAAAATCATGATTGTGcaagaaaacatttgtttaaaatataatataggCTACACATGCATATTAGAATGTACTGATTGTATAATTTAATCATTTGATTAACTTATAACCACAGTGAGGCATTGTTTTCCTCATGGCTCCTCATGATATGACACAATACTGACAGCTCATCTATTTTTACAACTTCATCGCTCATCACAATCATTTAACGCTGTCGAATAGAATTTGGTTTGGGTCAAACTGTGACATTGTCCGTTTCACGGAAGGTCAACTTATACCTACAGGATTCTGACCAAACAGGTCTTTGCTTGCCTTGTTTGAAAATCTCCTTGGTCTGTTTCTGAATGGGTCAGCTAAGATACCATTGCAGTGAGAAGTAGTTTTGTCTACAGTAGCACATGGTTCACTTTGATCAAGTGTATTTGGCTTAAGTATCACTGATGTACGTGTAGCTGACAGAACAAGGGTCACGCATAACTCAgtggtttcctctgcagctggatGAGGTTTCAGACGACACTAAAGCTTTAGTTTTCCTTTATGCTTCTTTGCGTTTGTTTCCTTGCTGAATTCTCTTGATTTGCATCTGACTTTCCTTCCCTTTCTCACttagttttttctgtttttctgttcgCTTGTTTCTTCCCTTCTTCTAGTATGTGGCATTTGGCTCCCtattcttcatcctcatctccatctccaCATTCTGCATGGAGACGCACGaggccttcaacaccatcctcAAAAAGACAGAGAACGTCACCGTGGGCAACACGACCAGTGAGGAGATTGTATACGAGGTGGTGACTGACAGCTGGTTGACATAcgtggagggtgtgtgtgtcatctggtTCACCATTGAGGTCCTGCTGCGAGTCACCTTCTGTCCAGATAAGTTGGAGTTCTTCAAAAGCAGCCTCAACATCATCGACTTTGTCGCCATCCTGCCCTTCTACCTGGAGGTGGGCCTGAGTGGCCTGTCCTCCAAAGCTGCCAAGGATGTCCTGGGGTTCCTCCGTGTCGTCCGATTCGTCCGTATCCTCCGAATCTTCAAGCTCACTCGCCACTTTGTGGGTCTCCGTGTCCTCGGCCACACTCTTCGTGCCAGCACCAATGAATTCCTCCTGCTCATCATCTTCTTAGCCCTGGGTGTCCTCATCTTCGCCACTATGATCTACTATGCTGAGCGAATTGGCGCAGACCCAGATGACCCGACAGCCAGCGCCCACACCGCCTTCAAGAACATCCCCATTGGATTTTGGTGGGCCGTTGTGACCATGACCACTCTGGGCTACGGAGATATGTATCCGGAGACGTGGTCAGGGATGCTGGTGGGTGCGCTCTGTGCCTTGGCTGGTGTGCTGACCATTGCCATGCCTGTACCTGTCATTGTCAACAACTTTGGCATGTACTACTCTCTGGCCATGGCCAAACAAAAGCTGCCcaaaaagaagaacaaacatATCCCACGAGCACCACAACCAGGGTCCCCCAACTACTGCAAGCCAGATGCCCTGGCAATGGCTACTGCGTCACCGCAAAGGATCTTGGGAAATGTCCTCGGTGGAGTGATAGGTTCTGGAGGCCTAGGGGGTGACTGTCCTCTCGCCCAGGAAGAAATTATAGAGATGAACAGAGGTGAGagtttttcctttcattttgagAACAAATTAATGTACCAGATACTCATGTTTGTATTCAAGTGTCAAATTCCTTTATgaacttaatttatttttctgtgcgaCTGTTAAAGCTCAAGAAGTATTTTGTAAGTCACATTTCAACTAAGTAAATTGGGTTAAACGGACCCGCAGGCTTGAGGGAAACATGGACGGTTCAGTGATGGAACTTTTAGGAATGTGAAGGACTAGTTTGGGAAAGTGTTGACAAAAAAGTGTGAGTGCTATCAAGAAGTGATGCATAGTTGATTCCGGATCCACTCTGGAGAAATCACTGGCCCATCAGAACTCATGTGTAATTTATGATCAACTGGCAGGACCCCAGTCGCCTTAAGGTGTCCATCTGTCACTGGAGAACAAACACTACAGAAGAAAAATGAACTCAATTATCtattaaaacagtttaatgCATCTCAATATGGGCTGACTTCAGGGGTTTGTGAATGAGAGGTTTGCTCTTTGCACACTGCAGCGTCAGCTTTCTGTCACCTGCAACAATAATGCACCTTTAATGCATCACTTTACTGCCTTAGTCATCAGCGAGCCAGAGAATGCTGGGTTTATCAGTGCTTTTACTACATCCTGTCTGCTTGGCTGTCTTCCAGTCTGAAAGGTTTCTTGGAGGTTGTGTCAGGAGATTTTCTTTAGCAGGAAATCCATCACTTCAAGCTCCAACACAAGACAAGACATACTTGCTTTTTGACACACTATATTCAACATATTCTCTTTCGATGGTGATCCGCTACTGCAGTCTTTTCTATACCCTCCTCCATTACCTTCCCTTCAGATTCCAAGCAGAACGGCGATGCAGCCTCAGCCGCTCTGGCAAACGAGGACTGCCCGACCATCGACCAGGTACTGAGCCCGGACGAGAGGAGCCCTATAGGGCATGGGCCGACCCGGGAACGCTACCAGCAGGACCACGCCTGCTTCCTGCTCAACACCAGGGAATTCCGCGCCACAGATGGGAATGTGCGGAAAGGTACGTTTCACACcaggagacagaaacacaaacacgcccATCTTATGCTAACAGACGCACACAGCAAGATGCCAGGGACAACATACTGTAAACATATGTCTGATCTATATGTGGATAGGGACACACGGGTTACTGCATGTACAGGAGATTAGACTCGAACATTTAGGAAAGATGGGTCGGATGAGAGAGAGCACACATGAAAGTGACTGTGGAAACCACAGATAGGAGGCTCCAGTCACAGCtagcagcaaaacacacacacatatttagaaTCACACAACTCATGCAAATACACTCAGCTCTTCTATTCGTTTCCACCTCTTCACCTCTGTTGTTGTCTGTGTATCCATCGCCGCTTGgtatcatattttatttcctctgtcgGACGAGATTTTCTGTCCCCCTACTCtacttctcttcttttttaagtttcttttctctttctcgcTCCCTCGATCGTGTCTTCCATATTTTTCCATGATGTCCGTGAAATTCGTCCTGTGTCCCACGGTGTCACGTTCGTTCATGCTCATTAACgatctctgtctttctctgtcttccGGACTCAGACAGTTGACCATGCATTAATTTACTTCTCGtcatttctccttctctctctctctctctctctctctctctctctctctctctctctctctctctctctctctctcctgcctcacACCGCCCTTTTGATTTTGCCatgctgcccccccaccccatcccaCCCTGACCCTCTATGATGACCCCTACCCCCGCCCTCCCAACCTAACCTACCCCACATCTCCCCTCCTGACTCCCTTACTCCCTTTCTTTACACCTCCCTCCTTTATGCCCCTCCTTTACACCCATGCCCTTATATCCCCTCGTTATTTTCCTTATGTGCTCCAtcataacaccccccccccacacacacacttctccccCACCTTGTTTAAAACCCCATGTGCATTACCTTCTTTACCTGACACCTTGATTCATTTTCTATTGCAATCCAACCACCACCACTGCCGCCAACCTGCACCAAAACACTCCCTCACACTCCCTCCAAACTTTGAACGCCCCCCCCTGCTGGCAACAAACTAGAGGCAGCAGCCCCGGCACCCAGCCCAGACTCCCCTCTGACTGAGGATTGGTATAAGATGGAGGGGTCTCTGCTACAGCAGGACCTCAATGcaaactccacctcctcctggatCAAACCATAGCCCAGAGGTAACACTGACAGAAGTTAAGAattacactaaccctaaccctaacccagaaaTTCTGATCTGGCTCTCCATGATGTAGCATGTTTTGCACTAGTGACACTACACCAGCACAGCCACCCACTCAAACAGAgccacagctgcacacacacactctgcttgAGTTCAAAGGAGAGATACACACCGCCATTTCCACAGTGTTGTGTCTACATGTTCAATGGAGTTTGAGGTGTCGCCTGTTTCACACTCCTCACTGTGCCTGAATGTGTgctgtcagttttttttttttaaagatcacaTTAAAAGATTGAGTTAAGCTAAGGTTAGGCGCTAAGGTTTGGGGTGTAAAAAGGCATTTTAGGATTCCTCATCTTATTTGTGAGGTATTTCAGCACAGTATCCTACCTGCTTGCACATTTATCATCTTGTGAACTCAACGACAATCTCTATGAGCAATGTACaagatgttaaagaaaaaagagagtaaTTGGGATTATCCAGTGAGATACACCCGTAAGGAATAGTGTGCACTAATATGTGcaaacttgtgtgtttgtgtctgtgtgagagctcAAAACGTGACGGcgtgcacacatgcaaatacacgcAGCAGCTCAGGTGAAAAAGTTGTCGTGTCAATAACTAATAAAAAGAGCTAATCAAAACGTGCACAGAAGAAGATTGAACGGGAACAGTGGGTCACGTTGTTGTCTGATGtgcctctgtgttgttgtctctctcttcaGGTTGTGTCATATCACGCGTGTGTATGTGGGCTTTTTCATTCTTACGTGTTAtacactgtgtctctgtcctctcaaTGCCGTCCGTCTGAGTGTCGTGTTTGTGTGGTCTTGTGCGTGGCttaattttgttcttttctttcccttctaCTGTGTGTATTCGTGCCGCTCCCTCCCCCGTGGACCTCCACCATGGCAAACAAAAGAACACACTGCAATCCAGACATTTCGTGCCTTGAAAAATACTCTTTCCACATTTGTGCCCATGATATGCTCATTAATTCATGCACAGGTGAAACCGACAAACCTCAGGTTATAACTGAGCGGCACCTTCAATGCTGGAATTCATCTCAGGCTCAAAGATGTGCTTGGATGTACATACGCCTTATCTTATGCCAAATCAATTGGCCGGCCTCGCTGGCTTCACACTGCGGAGGCACTGATTGCAGTGTTGTATGACAATCATGTTTTCAAGGTCACTGGGGTAACGGGAGCCGTCGAGGTCAAGGAATAGTACCTCCTGAGACATGCCACGCTGGAGACAAGCAAACGATTTCAAACTTTTACGACTCGGTGTTCCGCCTCAGCTTTGTAAACAAAGCCGCAATGCTGATTTGCAAAAGATCGTGCTGTGAGCGTGTAATGGATCTGAAATACTATTCCCTCGACCGTTGTAACTGTGCTTTCAGTGCCTAGTGGAGTCCAAAGTTCAggacctttttatttttgtatttgcacTGTGGAGACCTGGATGGAAAAATCAAAAGCTGCACTCTGTGactgaaacactcacacacttactgaccagacagacagacagacttaaCGCTGTGGCAGATTTGATTGAAAAGAGGCTACATGCTGTCTAAGGTAAGCGAGCCTTGAGCTGTCCAAGCCCTTCACTCAGAGGTCCCTGACACTGCTTCAGTTTCAATGGTTCTTATGTTTTAACTGCAATTTAAGTGCTGCAAAAATCCCTCTTTAAAGCCAATCAGGAGTCACAAGGAACATGCATCAGGGTCAGGCTTTTTTATACTGAACATTTTCAACCGCATATAATCCGAAATGCCTTTGTTTCTTTAGTTTAATGTTAATATATCAAACTTCGTGCACTGGGGAAAAAGATTATACTTTTTGGTCACAGTAAATAccagaaaaaatataaaatgtctttCGTACAAGTGTACAGCTCTGTGGCCTGTGCACAGTGTTACCCAACTCGCACCCAGTGGAAGTGTTTATAAAATTTAGATGATTCATTTTATAATtcaaaaaaataactaaacatCAGGaacaagaggggaaaaaaaggactTACTGTCTCTGTTCTCAGCTGATACTAAACATCCTCCTTCTTGTTTTTAAAGAGGGATTCTCTCGCTGTCCAAAACTCCTTCTTGTGTGCTTCAGTTGTGGTTCATTTtgtagatatatagatatataaatatacgcATTAAGATGTCTTTTGCcaacttctttctttttatcagCTTCTCCGTTCCTTCTCTTTGATTGTTGGCCATTTGACTTACTATGCACCAAATGCAATATGCATGGCTCACTAAGGTCAAACGGTCAATCACCCCTTTGATTGCCTACTTCCAATCACTCCTCTTCTTCAAGGATCGCAGTCGTGTTTGGTTCtgtctttcttcctctgtctctcccccctcacctctctcacttcctcaaTCTACGCGTacattagttttttcttttatttcttggGTCTTTCTTGTGCTAATTTATGTTTCTAACGTGGTGTGAAGATCTTTCAAGTATTTTTGTGAAGTATTTTGTGGATatgattgttttgtgtttattttgaattattatatt
Protein-coding sequences here:
- the kcnc3b gene encoding potassium voltage-gated channel subfamily C member 3b isoform X1, whose amino-acid sequence is MLSSVCVSSFKGRKGGNKSSNKACYSADMTCPSESEKIVINCGGVRHETYRSTLKTLPGTRLSWLTEADASNNFDYDHKLDEFFFDRHPSVFSFILNYYRTGKLHCPNDVCGPLFEEELAFWGIDETDVEACCWMNYRQHRDAEEALDSFENPEPDAPDDDPALGGADGDLKRLCMQEDARKAGWWKTWQPKIWALFEDPYSSKYARYVAFGSLFFILISISTFCMETHEAFNTILKKTENVTVGNTTSEEIVYEVVTDSWLTYVEGVCVIWFTIEVLLRVTFCPDKLEFFKSSLNIIDFVAILPFYLEVGLSGLSSKAAKDVLGFLRVVRFVRILRIFKLTRHFVGLRVLGHTLRASTNEFLLLIIFLALGVLIFATMIYYAERIGADPDDPTASAHTAFKNIPIGFWWAVVTMTTLGYGDMYPETWSGMLVGALCALAGVLTIAMPVPVIVNNFGMYYSLAMAKQKLPKKKNKHIPRAPQPGSPNYCKPDALAMATASPQRILGNVLGGVIGSGGLGGDCPLAQEEIIEMNRDSKQNGDAASAALANEDCPTIDQVLSPDERSPIGHGPTRERYQQDHACFLLNTREFRATDGNVRKGCVISRVSTGSYEKSRSLNNISGMAGSSLRLAPITSPPFETYEAPGPMRRCRSPIPSIL
- the kcnc3b gene encoding potassium voltage-gated channel subfamily C member 3b isoform X3 yields the protein MLSSVCVSSFKGRKGGNKSSNKACYSADMTCPSESEKIVINCGGVRHETYRSTLKTLPGTRLSWLTEADASNNFDYDHKLDEFFFDRHPSVFSFILNYYRTGKLHCPNDVCGPLFEEELAFWGIDETDVEACCWMNYRQHRDAEEALDSFENPEPDAPDDDPALGGADGDLKRLCMQEDARKAGWWKTWQPKIWALFEDPYSSKYARYVAFGSLFFILISISTFCMETHEAFNTILKKTENVTVGNTTSEEIVYEVVTDSWLTYVEGVCVIWFTIEVLLRVTFCPDKLEFFKSSLNIIDFVAILPFYLEVGLSGLSSKAAKDVLGFLRVVRFVRILRIFKLTRHFVGLRVLGHTLRASTNEFLLLIIFLALGVLIFATMIYYAERIGADPDDPTASAHTAFKNIPIGFWWAVVTMTTLGYGDMYPETWSGMLVGALCALAGVLTIAMPVPVIVNNFGMYYSLAMAKQKLPKKKNKHIPRAPQPGSPNYCKPDALAMATASPQRILGNVLGGVIGSGGLGGDCPLAQEEIIEMNRDSKQNGDAASAALANEDCPTIDQVLSPDERSPIGHGPTRERYQQDHACFLLNTREFRATDGNVRKAAPAPSPDSPLTEDWYKMEGSLLQQDLNANSTSSWIKP
- the kcnc3b gene encoding potassium voltage-gated channel subfamily C member 3b isoform X2 is translated as MLSSVCVSSFKGRKGGNKSSNKACYSADMTCPSESEKIVINCGGVRHETYRSTLKTLPGTRLSWLTEADASNNFDYDHKLDEFFFDRHPSVFSFILNYYRTGKLHCPNDVCGPLFEEELAFWGIDETDVEACCWMNYRQHRDAEEALDSFENPEPDAPDDDPALGGADGDLKRLCMQEDARKAGWWKTWQPKIWALFEDPYSSKYARYVAFGSLFFILISISTFCMETHEAFNTILKKTENVTVGNTTSEEIVYEVVTDSWLTYVEGVCVIWFTIEVLLRVTFCPDKLEFFKSSLNIIDFVAILPFYLEVGLSGLSSKAAKDVLGFLRVVRFVRILRIFKLTRHFVGLRVLGHTLRASTNEFLLLIIFLALGVLIFATMIYYAERIGADPDDPTASAHTAFKNIPIGFWWAVVTMTTLGYGDMYPETWSGMLVGALCALAGVLTIAMPVPVIVNNFGMYYSLAMAKQKLPKKKNKHIPRAPQPGSPNYCKPDALAMATASPQRILGNVLGGVIGSGGLGGDCPLAQEEIIEMNRDSKQNGDAASAALANEDCPTIDQVLSPDERSPIGHGPTRERYQQDHACFLLNTREFRATDGNVRKATGSYEKSRSLNNISGMAGSSLRLAPITSPPFETYEAPGPMRRCRSPIPSIL
- the kcnc3b gene encoding potassium voltage-gated channel subfamily C member 3b isoform X5, whose translation is MLSSVCVSSFKGRKGGNKSSNKACYSADMTCPSESEKIVINCGGVRHETYRSTLKTLPGTRLSWLTEADASNNFDYDHKLDEFFFDRHPSVFSFILNYYRTGKLHCPNDVCGPLFEEELAFWGIDETDVEACCWMNYRQHRDAEEALDSFENPEPDAPDDDPALGGADGDLKRLCMQEDARKAGWWKTWQPKIWALFEDPYSSKYARYVAFGSLFFILISISTFCMETHEAFNTILKKTENVTVGNTTSEEIVYEVVTDSWLTYVEGVCVIWFTIEVLLRVTFCPDKLEFFKSSLNIIDFVAILPFYLEVGLSGLSSKAAKDVLGFLRVVRFVRILRIFKLTRHFVGLRVLGHTLRASTNEFLLLIIFLALGVLIFATMIYYAERIGADPDDPTASAHTAFKNIPIGFWWAVVTMTTLGYGDMYPETWSGMLVGALCALAGVLTIAMPVPVIVNNFGMYYSLAMAKQKLPKKKNKHIPRAPQPGSPNYCKPDALAMATASPQRILGNVLEIIEMNRAALANEDCPTIDQVLSPDERSPIGHGPTRERYQQDHACFLLTTGSYEKSRSLNNISGMAGSSLRLAPITSPPFETYEAPGPMRRCRSPIPSIL
- the kcnc3b gene encoding potassium voltage-gated channel subfamily C member 3b isoform X4 — its product is MLSSVCVSSFKGRKGGNKSSNKACYSADMTCPSESEKIVINCGGVRHETYRSTLKTLPGTRLSWLTEADASNNFDYDHKLDEFFFDRHPSVFSFILNYYRTGKLHCPNDVCGPLFEEELAFWGIDETDVEACCWMNYRQHRDAEEALDSFENPEPDAPDDDPALGGADGDLKRLCMQEDARKAGWWKTWQPKIWALFEDPYSSKYARYVAFGSLFFILISISTFCMETHEAFNTILKKTENVTVGNTTSEEIVYEVVTDSWLTYVEGVCVIWFTIEVLLRVTFCPDKLEFFKSSLNIIDFVAILPFYLEVGLSGLSSKAAKDVLGFLRVVRFVRILRIFKLTRHFVGLRVLGHTLRASTNEFLLLIIFLALGVLIFATMIYYAERIGADPDDPTASAHTAFKNIPIGFWWAVVTMTTLGYGDMYPETWSGMLVGALCALAGVLTIAMPVPVIVNNFGMYYSLAMAKQKLPKKKNKHIPRAPQPGSPNYCKPDALAMATASPQRILGNVLEIIEMNRAALANEDCPTIDQVLSPDERSPIGHGPTRERYQQDHACFLLNTREFRATDGNVRKGTYEKSRSLNNISGMAGSSLRLAPITSPPFETYEAPGPMRRCRSPIPSIL